A window from Manduca sexta isolate Smith_Timp_Sample1 chromosome 24, JHU_Msex_v1.0, whole genome shotgun sequence encodes these proteins:
- the LOC119190439 gene encoding uncharacterized protein LOC119190439, translating to MTKKTTKAYRTVSLNSALLLAGVLLLDIRVRETALLYEVKRGHSRAVVGDREVEAPVAFVNLDHPAERGNGTFRCLEDGAELAQHVGEGLSIFTDGSKIDGKVGAALSIWNGAAETSTRKLRLEPYCSVYQAELLALRKAMEEALRSGLPECGIFSDARSALDVVTRGDSLHPIAFEIKKLIKEARKRTQKIELFWVRAHVRLEGNERADQLAKEAAQHLKTRAHYDKCPVSFVKRQIRQESIDELSRRYADGETASVTKLFFPDAVEAHRVVRRIVLDSELTQVFTGHGGFSEYLHRFKCKESPACLCDPDVQETVLRKLIAKCVAKRKSLELQNRFR from the exons atgaCGAAGAAGACGACGAAGGCCTACAGGACTGTCTCGCTCAACTCGGCCCTGCTACTGGCGGGAGTGCTCCTCCTTGACATAAGGGTGCGGGAAACCGCACTCCTTTACGAAGTCAAGAGGGGGCACTCTCGTGCAGTGGTGGGAGACCGAGAAGTGGAAGCTCCTGTGGCCTTCGTCAACTTAGACCACCCGGCGGAGCGGGGGAACGGAACATTCCGATGCCTGGAGGACGGGGCGGAACTGGCCCAGCACGTCGGTGAGGGTCTTAGCATCTTCACCGACGGAAGCAAAATTGATGGGAAAGTCGGAGCGGCGCTGTCCATATGGAACGGCGCCGCCGAGACCAGTACCAGAAAATTGCGGCTGGAGCCGTACTGCTCCGTCTACCAGGCGGAACTCCTCGCCCTCCGCAAAGCCATGGAGGAGGCGCTCCGTAGCGGGCTTCCTGAGTGCGGCATCTTCAGCGATGCCAGGTCGGCTCTCGACGTCGTCACCAGAGGTGATTCCCTCCACCCCATagcgtttgaaataaaaaagttaataaaagaaGCCCGGAAACGCACCCAGAAAATTGAGCTTTTCTGGGTGAGGGCACACGTGAGGTTGGAGGGAAACGAGAGGGCAGACCAGCTCGCCAAGGAGGCCGCACAACATCTCAAGACCCGTGCGCACTACGACAAGTGTCCGGTTTCATTCGTCAAGCGACAGATCCGCCAGGAATCGATTGACGAATTGAGCCGGAGATACGCGGACGGAGAGACGGCTTCGGTGACGAAGCTGTTCTTTCCGGACGCCGTCGAGGCACACAGGGTCGTAAGGCGGATCGTCCTGGACTCGGAACTGACGCAGGTGTTCACGGGGCACGGCGGCTTCTCCGAGTACTTGCATCGTTTCAAATGCAAGGAGAGCCCGGCGTGCCTTTGTGACCCTGACGTTCAGGAGACG GTGTTGAGAAAATTAATCGCTAAATGTGTTGCTAAGCGCAAGTCTCTAGAGCTGCagaaccgatttcgctaa